Proteins from a genomic interval of Myxococcales bacterium:
- the ccsA gene encoding cytochrome c biogenesis protein CcsA, protein MNDPTSQEQSTTQRSNLELGVARLRGWLGGPLALLLAVYAWTVVQAPIDSVQGIIQKILYVHPPLAYGAYLGFIITAIGGALYLWTDREDFDRMAIAATEVGVFFCTLMLVTGPIWAKGTWGKWWSWDPRLTVTLLLWFIYLAYMLLRSFSGSGTRTARFAAVYGIVGVVLIPLNYYIIEIFDNRSIHPENLEQGSLGSGMGLPFLMGNLALFFVFAYLVLLRWEVESLRTRAAWDKAEGLAAGEEAS, encoded by the coding sequence ATGAACGATCCGACGAGCCAGGAGCAGTCCACGACGCAGCGGTCCAACCTCGAGCTGGGTGTGGCTCGACTTCGAGGTTGGCTCGGCGGCCCGCTGGCTTTGCTGCTCGCGGTTTACGCATGGACCGTTGTTCAGGCCCCGATCGACAGCGTGCAGGGCATCATCCAAAAGATTCTCTACGTCCACCCCCCCCTGGCCTATGGCGCCTATCTGGGCTTCATCATCACAGCGATCGGTGGGGCGCTCTACCTGTGGACGGATCGAGAAGACTTTGACCGCATGGCGATCGCGGCCACCGAGGTCGGGGTATTTTTTTGCACCCTGATGCTCGTGACCGGACCCATCTGGGCCAAGGGCACGTGGGGTAAATGGTGGTCCTGGGATCCCAGGCTTACCGTAACGCTGCTCCTCTGGTTCATCTATCTGGCCTACATGCTTCTGCGGAGTTTTAGCGGGAGCGGCACCAGAACTGCGCGCTTTGCGGCGGTCTACGGGATCGTGGGAGTCGTGTTGATCCCGCTGAATTACTACATCATTGAAATTTTCGACAACCGCTCCATCCACCCCGAAAACCTCGAGCAAGGGAGTCTCGGCAGTGGCATGGGTCTGCCCTTCCTGATGGGCAACCTCGCGCTGTTCTTCGTCTTTGCTTATCTGGTGTTGCTTCGCTGGGAGGTCGAAAGCCTGCGCACCCGGGCCGCATGGGACAAAGCCGAGGGCCTGGCCGCAGGTGAGGAGGCGTCGTGA